ttacatcattttatatatattttgtatgtatattttcatagaaatttactatatcttatgagtattcgtatatacattttgacacaaatttactttattgatgtatattttgcatatctatttcaatacaactttactttattgtatgtgcattttgtatatttattttaataaaaaaaattattattttatgtgtatttttgtatatatatttttatacaaatatgcgttattatatgggtattttgcatctttattctcatacaaatttacattattttattgatattctgtttatttattttgatacgattttaccttattctatgtgtattttgtatatatatatttttatacatatttgaattatttaatgtatattttgtatatatattttatccaaatttacgttattttatgtgtatttgtttatatattttcatacaaatttgtattattttatgtgggttttgtatatgtatttttatgcaagtttaatttaatttatgtgcatttttgtacatatttttttttttatttgcgttattttatgtgtattttgtatatgttttctcatataaatttacattattttattggtattttgtttatttattttgatacgaataacatgattatttttatgttttgtacatattttttatacgtatttacattatttaatgtatattttgtttatatatttctatacaaatttaagttattttaaatgtatttttataattattttgatacaaatttacattattttatgtatgttgtatatatatttcaattcaaattgagcttattttatgtgtattttgtatatctattttcatacaaatttaattgcttctgtggatttttgtatatagttttatataaatttacgtaattttatgtgtataaaactatatacaaaaatacacaaaaataatgaaaatttgtatgaaaataaatatacaaaatacacttaaaattaggaaaatttgtattgaaatacataaacaaaatacacgtaaaatagtaattaaatttgagtgaaaatatataaataaatacacataaaatagtaaatttgtataaaatatatatgcaaaatacacattaaataatatatttacaaaacacatatagaataatgtaaaatcgtatgaaaataaatacccagaatattaataaaataatgtaaatttgtatgaaaattaagatgcaaaatacccataaaataacgcattttttataaaaataaatataccaaaatacacataaaatatttgaatttgtattaaaataaatatacaaaatgcacatacaaaaagttaaatttgtattgaaatagatatgcaaaatacatatataataatgtaaatttgtttcaaaatatatatacgaatacacataaaaaaaaggtagatttctataaaatatatatacaaaatacacacaaaatgaagtaaatacgtataaaaaatgtatacaaaatacacataaaataatgtaaattcgtatcaaaataaataaacaaaataccaacaaaagaatgtttatttgtataaaaatagacatacaaaatacacataaaacaacgtaaatttgtataaactatatacataaatacacaaaagtagttaaatttgtatgaaaatagatatacaaaatacacataaaataaggtaaatttgaatagaaatatatatacaaaatacatcaaataatgaaaatttgtatcaaaatttttatacaaaaacacatataataacgtaattttttatgaaaatatatatacaaaatacacataaaataatgtaaatacgtagaaaaatatataaacaaaataccaataaaaaaatgtgtatttgtataaatgtaaatatacaaaacacacataaaataacgtatatttatataaaattatatacaaaaatacacagaagtaattaaattttatgaaaatagatatacaaaatacacacaaaataagctaaatttgaattgaaatatatatacaaaatacataaaataaagtaaatttgtatcaaaatatttatacaaatacacatataataacgtaaatttgtataaaaatatataaataaattacagattaaataacgtaaatacgtataaaaaaatatgtacaaaatacacatataatcatataattcgtatcaaaataaataaacaaaataccaataaaataatgtaaatttgtatgagaaaacatatataaaatacacataaaataacgcaaatttctataaaaatatatgtacaaaaatgcacatataataaatttgcacaaaaatatatatactaaacacacattagataatgtaaatgagtataaaaatatgtatacaaaataccttaaaataatctaaattcgtatcgaattaaattaagaaaataccaataaaataatgtaattttggatgaaaatatatatagggaatacacataaaacaacctaaatacaaatacaaatatccacataaaataatttaatattaaatgaaataaatatactgtaacgggcttgtcggggggcgtttaaagggtgttgattaagacttcagcttccttaaggcgaattatattcgtagcctttatgtacaagaagcgacggagcgagagcgactgtcgttgtgtgtcagtcggactctcgtgaaggagtggcgagttacaggttggaaaataattgttacaattggtcacgtatgtcaaggtgacctccacgcaccatcggagtgctaagtatacaaaactgagacggtaaacactgacggacgacattcctataaggtggcgtgatctatctgtcgtgggttttttccattgacaattgtatgcctaattcgtggtgatattaaataataataatatattgatatcctactataacactgctcggtcacctaccagtgatcgcgacctcgcgatatataaaaatcgaaatagcagtctaggtaccatgaacatacatagtgggagtttgtcaagcagactgcctatgatacaattatattaaaacactggctatgtaagaacagatgtggaataataatataaatagggagagggaaaacacaacgtgtgtgacatgaaacataagaaacctctcaaaagataaatataaggacacatgtataagaaactaacaactggcatagttacagacaatgaaacgttgatctagctcctaaaaaaaatacagtagtgaaacacagtacaatgttaagtataggagcagccaggtttctgtcccctgacttgtctgagaaaaggaaaaactaccttgccagtggcctcccggcatccagtcgccgtgtctgcacaaccaaataatcgtgcaggacagagttcctcctaataaggtagcacatgacgacgagactgacgaacatcagaaacattggtacaaaaaatccagggtacaggtaggggagatgcaaataatcaggcagcgtttcctccagggtttccgcaaactctggtttgttcgcgaaagacaatgaattaagggaattagtcacatacgagatgctggagaaatgaatgtcatcgagagaccgtagaggaaacactcgatgggaaatattggccgtgaaaaccagacgaatccgggacgggtacgttgttatgttagtggagcggatatagcatgcttccgctatggcatagtgaccagtaacccgttgataagtggtaccctccgggcagatgaccgatacatagaaggactgagggaaataaaaataatgcagaccctgaaagttcttatggaaaacaggcgttggtgttagctgcttgtaagggcacagggaaagagcgtcagacgcgttcacgcgggtgagggcgatctcgcatacacCACCCccaactggaaggaaggcaaagagagacgcagagcaatagaatcgcccgaagaccgtctccttgcaatactgcaagagtgagtagctacccgttgaatacagagcgaaatccttcgcgattagaacaagagacggggacgtgtccagggccaacacactgtcctttgctgaaaaagggaacgggacaatttcgggtgcctcaaacacgtccgccgtctgaaatggaacatgaatgattatggcatcaggggtgaggctggactcaatcaaggggtaaaaatattgactcatgtccggggtgaataaaggtgttaggctataattttgatacccgatctggacagtcgttctcaaatcgtgtagagggaacaaggcaggtgtgactctaccgtgcgctgcatcaaccatgttgctaataacctgctgatttgccgttgcgacggagctaatgacgttttccaatacatgcaaggcctgatctaggaggagaaactgattcacctggtcgatctgtttgacaactatgttgataacctctaccatcttatttgtctgctctagcagttcctcaatgttagtatgcaattgcgcaagttttctacaattggcgttgatcaccctgcgatttcgagcagcaaaggaaagtacatgagcgtagtggtcccgcaaatcgcgaacgtcctcgtcggtagccgtaccgaaaaggaactttgaggcggacccaaagATGttgagagtgaactgagtgaaaactataatccatgtttacctcatcaacttttccccgtaagaacagaatcctatcctccagtagttgaaaaagagtcagagagttggtactagaaggtgcctttgattccctagtcttggtagcccggatggcgtctgccatgccgagtagtttttctgagactatcctgattgtgtccgtggtgttggtcaaggaagtatatggatattttacgaggagcacatcttctatgaggaagacctctcctatgtgtgccgtgagggcaccaggcttcaggtggatgggtgttgttgcaagcagggagccgagggacaacaagatggtcagaaaacgcaacatcatgatctgaaagtggtgggattgaagtatttaaacccgtggtctcaagttatagctatgggtgttgggattatcttgttgaacatttgactctgagggggaagtaccaatatcaaggtccaaaggtgagggaattactttcagacgatcactgtgaactactagactgactccactattcgactcgagaacctcgaaccgatttcccctgacattccgaacaactcggtaag
The nucleotide sequence above comes from Eriocheir sinensis breed Jianghai 21 unplaced genomic scaffold, ASM2467909v1 Scaffold160, whole genome shotgun sequence. Encoded proteins:
- the LOC126990377 gene encoding uncharacterized protein LOC126990377 yields the protein MVEVINIVVKQIDQVNQFLLLDQALHVLENVISSVATANQQVISNMVDAAHGRVTPALFPLHDLRTTVQIGYQNYSLTPLFTPDMSQYFYPLIESSLTPDAIIIHVPFQTADVFEAPEIVPFPFSAKDSVLALDTSPSLVLIAKDFALYSTGSYSLLQYCKETVFGRFYCSASLFAFLPVGGGVCEIALTRVNASDALSLCPYKQLTPTPVFHKNFQGLHYFYFPQSFYVSVICPEGTTYQRVTGHYAIAEACYIRSTNITTYPSRIRLVFTANISHRVFPLRSLDDIHFSSISYVTNSLNSLSFANKPEFAETLEETLPDYLHLPYLYPGFFVPMFLMFVSLVVMCYLIRRNSVLHDYLVVQTRRLDAGRPLAR